TAGCTCAAGAGGTCGGCAACGGTCCCATAGCGCGGATCGAAGTAAGCAGCGCCAGCGCGGGAAGCCGCGCGGCGGACGGCCGAGCAAGCGGCGGTGATCAAGCGCCAAGAATCAAGGGCCTCGGCCCAGCGAAAGTGAGAGGATAGCGAGAATGTCACAGGAAGCAGGCCGGTCCACTGGCGAACGTCCCCTCCAGCAGTCACTTCTGCGGGGCGCGCTGCTGAAATGCCCAGCCTGTGGCGTCGGCTCGCTCTTCACACGCTATCTCAAGGTCGCCGACAACTGCGCCCACTGCGGCGAGGCCCTGCACCACCACCGGGCCGATGATGCGCCGGCCTATTTCACGATCGTTATCGTCGGCCACGTGATCGTCAGCCTCGTGCTGGCGGTTGAAATGGCCTACCACCCGCCTCTTTGGGTTCACGCGGCCATTTGGCTGCCCATGACCATCCTGGTCGCGCTAGCCGCCCTCGCCCCCATCAAAGGCCTGCTGGTCTCGCTGCAGTGGGCGCTCCTGATGCACGGCTTCGATCCCAACCACGAAGAAGAGATCGGAGACCGGTTGGCGCCGCCGACCGCCTGAGCCCCGCGGCTCAGCTTGACTTCCGCACGCGAAACAGTAGGTTGCGCGCAACTTGACGCTGGCCCGATTGGGCCGGCGCACCCTATCCCGACAGATTCCATCCGAGGACGACAATGGCGAAGCCCGTCACCCAGAAGATCAAGCTCCTGAGCACCGCCGGCACCGGTTACTTCTACGTCACCAAGAAGAACCCGCGTAATCAGACCGAGAAGATGGTGTTCAAGAAGTACGACCCGGTCGTGCGCAAGCACGTCGAGTTCAAGGAAGCCAAAATCAAGTAGCGCCGCGCCGGGTCGCCTAGCGGCCTAAACGGGCACCCGCCTGCATCGCGCGCTCATAGCGCGCCACCATTCAATCCAGCAAGATGTTGGGAAGGTTGGGCCGTCGTCGAGACGATCCGCCGAAAGTGGTGGCCGGTCGAAACGCGGCGCTAACGAGGAGGCCACTCTACCGCGCTCCGACCGGCCAAACCCCACGGACGCAGGAGATGCGGCGGACCTGAGCATTCCGCAGGGTTGTTCTGTTCACTGGTGAAAGGACGAAGCGAAAGGCCACGTAGGCGGTTCAGCCTTGTGTCCCAATTCCGCTCGACGCCTTCCACACGGCGCATTTGGAACTAACTCAAAGCATAAAAACATCGGCAACGGGAACCAAATCAATCGTTGCCAATTGATTAATACGATAAAATCTCTGCTAGTGTAAAGCGTTAAGCTCAGACCCTCAGCCGAGGTGTCAAGACCGGCAATGGGCCGGGAGCGCCCTCCCGGCACTCCGGCCGGCCATTCCCCACGGAACCCAACTGATTCGGCCTGGTCTGCGGTCGTGATGGCCTTGCAGCGGCCATGCCTCAAGCGGCGTCGCCGACCACCCTATTGCGCCCGTCTCGCTTGGCGCAGTACAGTGCTTGGTCCGCACGCTTCAGAATGAGTTCGGGCGTGTCTTCCTCGTATTCGAGGGCCGCCACCCCCATGCTTGCCGTCACGCTGACCGCCTTGTTCTGCGCGCCAGCGATGAAGGGCGCCGCGGCAATGCACTGCCGCAAACGTTCGCCGACCAGATAGGCGCTTTCGAGCCCGGTGTCGGGCATGACGACCACAAACTCCTCCCCGCCCAGCCGGCAAGCAAGGTCGATACCCCGAATGTTGCGCCGTAACCGCAAGGCAAGTTCCCGCAGGACGTCGTCGCCCGCGTCATGCCCATGCGTGTCGTTGATGGCCTTGAAATGATCCACGTCGATCACCAGCACCGATAGCGGCCGCCCGCGTTCGGCCGACTCCTCGAAGAGCGTCTCCAAGTGGCTACTCAGATAGCGGCGGTTGTGGAGGGCCGTGAGAGGATCCAGCACCGCCATCTCGACGGTCTGCTCCAGCCGCGACCGCAAATAGTCCGTATAGCGCTTTCGTTTCAACTGCGTCCGCACCCGCGCCAGGACCTCGCTCGGGTTGACGGGACGCATGACGTAGTCGTTGACCCCCATATCGAGACCGCGATGAAGACGCGCCTCCTCACCAGGCTCAACGATGATCATGATCGGTAGGTGTCGCGTCCGATCCAGCGAGCGCAGCTGGGAGCAAAGACGCAGCCCATCGGCATTCTGCAGATTCAGACTGACAATCATCAGATCGAAGTCGCCATTCGGCGCGACGAGTAGAGCATGCGCCGGATCCACCATGTGGACGACGTCGTTGTCGGTCTGCAGCGCGTCGACAATCCTCGTTGCGGCGCCTTCCCGGTCTTCGACCATGAGAATACGGCCGTCGCACCCCGTGATGACAACGTCGTCGCCCAGCATGGCCGGATAGCCCATCTGCTGCTCGGTCGTCGCCCTCATAAGCATCTCGTCGGTCAACAGCTTCAAACGCGCGAGATTCTTGACGCGGGTAATCAGAGCCAGGTCGTCGACCGGCTTCGTCAGAAAGTCGTCGGCGCCACATTCGAGCGCTTTCAACAAGTCGTTCGGGTGATCGAGCGCCGTCACCATTACGATGGGGATATGCTGGGTGCGAAAATCGGACTTGAGCCGGCTGCAGACCTCGAAGCCGTCCATGCCGGGCATCATGACATCGAGCAGAATGACGTCTGGCAGGTCCTGGCTGCAGATATCGAGGGCATCGGCGCCGCTCGATGCCGTCTGCACCGTGAAATACTCGGCCACGAGCCGCGCTT
This genomic window from Methyloceanibacter caenitepidi contains:
- a CDS encoding PleD family two-component system response regulator, which encodes MTARVLIVDDMLANLKLLEARLVAEYFTVQTASSGADALDICSQDLPDVILLDVMMPGMDGFEVCSRLKSDFRTQHIPIVMVTALDHPNDLLKALECGADDFLTKPVDDLALITRVKNLARLKLLTDEMLMRATTEQQMGYPAMLGDDVVITGCDGRILMVEDREGAATRIVDALQTDNDVVHMVDPAHALLVAPNGDFDLMIVSLNLQNADGLRLCSQLRSLDRTRHLPIMIIVEPGEEARLHRGLDMGVNDYVMRPVNPSEVLARVRTQLKRKRYTDYLRSRLEQTVEMAVLDPLTALHNRRYLSSHLETLFEESAERGRPLSVLVIDVDHFKAINDTHGHDAGDDVLRELALRLRRNIRGIDLACRLGGEEFVVVMPDTGLESAYLVGERLRQCIAAAPFIAGAQNKAVSVTASMGVAALEYEEDTPELILKRADQALYCAKRDGRNRVVGDAA
- a CDS encoding DUF983 domain-containing protein, whose amino-acid sequence is MSQEAGRSTGERPLQQSLLRGALLKCPACGVGSLFTRYLKVADNCAHCGEALHHHRADDAPAYFTIVIVGHVIVSLVLAVEMAYHPPLWVHAAIWLPMTILVALAALAPIKGLLVSLQWALLMHGFDPNHEEEIGDRLAPPTA
- the rpmG gene encoding 50S ribosomal protein L33 — translated: MAKPVTQKIKLLSTAGTGYFYVTKKNPRNQTEKMVFKKYDPVVRKHVEFKEAKIK